In Bacteroidales bacterium, the DNA window GCTTCCAGACCACCCGATTGGCTGAAGGATAATACCAATGGGCAAACCGCTGTGGTTGGGGTTGCCTGCCTTACGAACCTGGTTTCTGGTGGATGGACATTACAGGAATTAAACATCCCGGCTCAATGCGTGGTGCTCAACAGCAGCGGATGCAAACATTGGCGAACGGTGGCTACTGCCACAACGTTGAATGACACGGAACTTGTAAGGAAATTTAATGGCGGAAGAGCTCCGCTTCTCAACCGTCCCGTTTCGAACAAGAGAAAAGAACTGATCGCCTGCAACGCCTGAACCTGAAATTCAGTTAAGATGGTACTTTTGGCTTGAACCAAAAGTACCCAAAAGTTCAAGGCTTAATAAAAACTCCTTGAATTCTACGTCAGGTTTTGGCAGCGCAGCACGAACCGTGCCGCAGTAAACTTATGTTTTCATAGTGCAGAGAGCAGTGCGGCACTACGCGTGCTGCTGGCGCAAGGCCCGCCCTGAGAAATGCATGTGTTTATCTTCGTAGTTTAGTCTGGTAGCTTTCTCAGTGCTAAGCCCGCAAAACCTTCCTTGTATTACTACGGAGTTTTTATTATGCCGATCAGTCCTTCCGCCATTGAGCGAACCCAAAATTAGCTTCGCGGCCTGTGGTACTTATTAATTATTACAATACATTTGCCTCACTTTTTTGAAAGTGTTCTGTAATAGTTTAAATAAATTAAATCAAACCGTATGAAAGAAAACGTCAAAAAACTACTGAGCGAGTCAAAAACGGCCCGTTGGATTGCCCTCGCACTTATCTCATTAACAATGTTCTTTGCTTACTTTTTTGTGGATGTTGCTGCACCTCTTCAAAGTTTGCTTGAACGTAACCACGGATGGACACCAGAAACTTTCGGCATGCTGGGAGGTTCAGAGTTTTTCCTGAACGTTTTCGCCTTCTTCCTGATCCTTTCGGGGATCATACTGGATAAGATGGGCATTCGGTTCACAATTATTACAGCAGGCCTGGCAATGGTTGTGGGTGGAGCCATCAAGTATTATGCGCTTACCGAAGCTTTTGCCGGAACCGGTTTGGCCAATTGGCTCGATACTTTCTGGACGGTCGTTCCTTCTTCAGCCAAGCTGGCTTTCTTCGGGTTTGCTATTTTTGGTATTGGTGTTGAGATGGCGGGTATTACTGTTTCAAAAACAATTGTCAAATGGTTCAAAGGCAGAGAACTGGCCCTGGCCATGGGACTGGAAATGGCGGTGGCCCGATTAGGCGTTTTTGCTGTATTTCGCCTTTCTCCTATTTTCGCCGAAAATGGTGGCGCAGTCAATGCCATCTTCTGGGGAGTTGCTTTCCTTATGGTAGGTTTTCTCACATTCTTTATTTACACCTTTATGGATGCGCGCTTCGACAAGGAAAAAGGTGTTGTTGCCGGCTCTGAACCCGAAGAGGCTTTTCGCATAAGCGATCTCTGGCTGATCCTGAAAAACCCTGGCTTCCTGGCTATTGCCGGATTATGCGTGTTGTTCTATTCGGCTATTTTCCCGTTCCAGAAATTTGCAACTGATATGCTGGCCTCCAAACTTGATATCAATATCAAAGATGCTGCAGCCATGTTCTCATACTTCCCGATCGGCGCTATGGTTCTTACTCCATTTATTGGCGCATTCCTCGATAAGAAAGGTTGGGGGGCTACCATGATGCTGTATGGGGCTATTCTGCTTACTGTTTCGCATTTAATTTTTGCGCTTGTACCTGCTGCAGCGTTTACTCCATTTATTGCATATGCCACCATTGTTATCCTTGGACTGGCTTTTTCACTGGTTCCTGCTTCAATGTGGCCTTCCATTCCCAAGATTGTAGAAGAGCGATTCCTGGGTTCAGCATACGGCTTAACATTCTGGATTCAGAATATCGGCCTGCTGGCCGTACCCATTCTGATTGGTTGGGCGCTTACTGCCTCCAACCCTGGTGTAGCCGAGGCTATCGCAAGCGGAGACCTCAATGCAAAATATAATTATACTGTGCCGGAACTAATTTTCGCTGGTTTTGGTGTACTGGCGATGATCCTTGCACTAGTGCTCAAAGCAGTAGATAAGAAACATGGTTTTGGCCTTGATCTACCAAATAAAAGAAGCTAAAAACCTTCAGTAAAATTAAAACGGCTGACTTCCGCAAGGAAATCAGCCGTTTTTGG includes these proteins:
- a CDS encoding MFS transporter translates to MKENVKKLLSESKTARWIALALISLTMFFAYFFVDVAAPLQSLLERNHGWTPETFGMLGGSEFFLNVFAFFLILSGIILDKMGIRFTIITAGLAMVVGGAIKYYALTEAFAGTGLANWLDTFWTVVPSSAKLAFFGFAIFGIGVEMAGITVSKTIVKWFKGRELALAMGLEMAVARLGVFAVFRLSPIFAENGGAVNAIFWGVAFLMVGFLTFFIYTFMDARFDKEKGVVAGSEPEEAFRISDLWLILKNPGFLAIAGLCVLFYSAIFPFQKFATDMLASKLDINIKDAAAMFSYFPIGAMVLTPFIGAFLDKKGWGATMMLYGAILLTVSHLIFALVPAAAFTPFIAYATIVILGLAFSLVPASMWPSIPKIVEERFLGSAYGLTFWIQNIGLLAVPILIGWALTASNPGVAEAIASGDLNAKYNYTVPELIFAGFGVLAMILALVLKAVDKKHGFGLDLPNKRS